The genomic stretch ttactagcctattatCTCCTCTTAgggtagataatattgtttgtttaaagaaaaaatggatATCCATATTTTAGTATCCAGTGGTTGAAAGTTAAAGATTTAATAATAAGATTTGAGAGATACAGATAATGTAACAaagtaaaaaggaaaagatgaaaatgaaatatagcttcaagtgttttttcctCCTTAAGAAATGGTAATTTGATAAGCATAGGTTCAAGTGGAGATGTAACAAAGTAAAAAGGAACAGATGAAAATGAAATATTGacctgaaaaagaaaatacctcATTTGGGGCTTAATGCATAGGTGGTCTAGGtacactttcttaattttcaaacgcttaAGGATTAATCGAGACAATGGCTAGCCACCTAGCACCTAAGCGAGGTCTAGGCGGGGACTTTTAAAACAGAGTACAAAATACATCCACCGGCGCATGCACTCGTATTTAAAAAATAGACACGTACATATCaataaatattttcttcttcctctagcTGATCCATAGttggaaaggaaaagaatgcAGAATAGCTGCATATACAAGTAGTGATTACAGCTTCCCATTGTGTGATACAATCCTCAGTATGGCGTCCGCCCATGAGTGAGGCGCATCACTAATTCACTATGCGTATTCTTGATACAGTATATTCATCTGATGCAGTGCACGCATTGTGACTGTAGATTTGGCTTTCCATTTTCATTAGCTTCTGCGAATTAAGTTTCAAGGAGCTGGATTCTTGAGTTATCGTCGGACGAGTTGGATGATCATATAAGGTTCCAGTAGATATTGACTTGGAGGACTACTTATGAGTATTAGAcccttgtttttatttatttaatttctgcaTCAAGATTTTAGGTTTAGTTACTTGGAACAAAAGTAATACAGTTCATTCAGTAAGATATAAAAAGTTGTACCTACTCGAGTATTATAGAGAATCTAACGAAATTAGTATCTCTCATTACATGTCACGTGATAAAAGATACTTAAATAAGGGGATATATCCCTATTGTACCCAAGAATCCCTTCGAAGTACCCCAATTCTGTTAAATTCTTGGGGCAGACCAAATCCATAATCTTGGAGTTTGTTTTTGTAATCATACTTTATAATCTTCCTTTAATTAGCTCAATTAAACTCTGAACTGAGAGAAAAAATGATCcaaaaaaccaaagaaacaGAGGATTGAAAACTTCATACGAATCAAACGAAACCACAATAACGCAGTTATGCAGCCAAATCAAATTCTATGAAATTATAGTAAAATACAACCTCAATAGAACACCAATAGACCATGAAGAGGTTGCGACTGGGATTTCGAAATACTCATTTCTGATCCTTACCACTGTTTCCCAATCATTAGCAGAGactcttcttcttattcttcagATGGCATCAAAGGGTagtctttttctttcaactccTCGGATTTTCTTGGCATTTTCTCAGATATCTTTTTATTTGGCCCTCTTTCCGGGAAAGTTTTCAAGATGGGGTTTTGTGAAACTTGATCAAAGATGTAACCCAACtttgaaagaagaaaacaagagaaaagagaaagctctgtaacccaactttgaaagaagaaaacaaatgaaaagagAAAGCTCCATAACATTAATAAGGGAATTCAAAGCAATGTTCCACATCACACAACCTCAAATATCTAGGAAGCAAATCTACCAGCAAAAGTCCGTTTGTATTGCTGGACTTTTGATGATtctgtaaataaataaaagttctAGCATCATAAAACATGTAACACGCCTTCAATCGGAGTGCCTTCCGCAACTTAATCTCACTGGCAACCACCATGAGTACTTGTCCATTCTGCTCCACATCCATAGCAGAACTGGAATTGGCACCTGCAGATACAATATACAGTAAATACAACTCCCACCAAGTAATCTATCTAGAATCTTTAAACCTTACATTAACcacaattacataaagtttttcaATATCATCAGTCAAAACTAGTTAGCTGTTTAACCCATTAAACTTATTCCATTACTAAACGCATTCCATCATCTAATACGTCTTAAGGATAAAAGTACTCCTGTGTTAGGATTTGCATCAAACcgaaaactaattggcaatttGTGGAGACGActaagatttttaaaactacTAATGCAAGGCTTCCATTTCAGATGTAGAGTACTATACAATCGGCATTCCTCATCATTTGTGGAGTCACTCAAACCAAACATAAGAAAACGTGTCGCCACCAAGTTTAACTCATGGCTAATCTGCTTTGATGCTATTATATCGTGTTAGATAATACTCTCAACAAGAGAAACCAGAATTGTGATGATAAATAGAATTACTGATGAGATTTTTATGCCAGTTAGAAATAAAATGCCCTAAATAAGTAACAACCGCCTATGCCTAGTATACTTGTGCAGGTAATACCAAATTAAGCAAACTGACCTGCAAGTAATATGCAAACAACCTTCAGTCTTCTCCACATAATATTTGCATCTCGGGCACCGCTTCCACTTATTCTCCTTTGCAAGTTCCTTAACCATAAGATCCGCCCTCTCTCGCTCGTCCTCGTTAAGCCTCCGATACTCCTCACAATCAACTCCTGGATGCCAAGGGACTTGACATCGTGCACAGAACAGTCTATGGCAAATGGGACACTCGGACTCTCTTACAGCCTCCTCATCTTCGTTGTCGATCATCAAAACCGTTGAGCAGTCGCTGAAAGGACAGTAGAGTCTTTGTGCCCCTAAAACCATAGCTTCACAAAGGGCATCATTCCACCTTTCTAAGACTTCTTTGGGAAGCATTGGCATACAAGCATCAGGTTCCAGCACAGCCCTGCAGTCCAAGCCGGGGCACGATACTACGTGAATGTTTGCTTGGATTTTGGATGCCACATGCTTGGTTATGCAGTCAGAGCAGAAGGAGTGAACGCAGCCCTCATTTCGAAACATCTCGTCAGCCTCTTTCATCTCAATACAAATCCCACAAAGGGTTTGTGTTGCTGGTTGTGGTGACGACGATTCGCCGGACTCTCGCGTGTCCTGAATTGGGAATAGGATTTCATGGATCGGGTGGGATTGGATTGCTTGGGTTGCTTGGGTTGTTGTCgatgatgaagaggaagaggaaccGTCATTGTGAATTGATTGGGAGGTGATTGCAGAAGAGGACATTAGAGCCTCTTGGAACTGCAACTCTTGGGCGTACGCGGAATCTGAAACTGGCTCAGACTCGTCAAAATTTTCATCATCAAAGAGTGCGGAAAAGTAGAAGTCATCTACATTCAGAAGAAGATCACCGGACGCGGCTGCGTTCACTTGTGCCATATGATACGCTACAAGTTAACTCTTAATCTcccctaaaatatatatatatatatataccactTTTGTTTTTAGGTTACTTTATTAATGGTAACAAAGTATCGGGGAAGTTTAGGATGACTTTCTAGGAAGTGGGGTTGCTTTTACAACGAACTTAGCTAAGAAGGTCATCTGCTGGAGGGGTTTTTATCTTTCCGGAAGTTTAGTCTTTAGTAGTACTGTTCCTTCCTTCCTCGAGGGGTTTCTGTCTTTTGGGGCGTTCATTTGCTTTGATAGGAATATCTCTCtaatatgtatatgtgtatatataattatccAATTGTATTAGAATAACAAAACTTAATTTTGTTACCTTTTAATTCAAgtaatttcacaatttttttgcCCAGCAGCGactaaaaaaactttttttcctaataaaaataacaaaacttaattttgttcaaatatttttaatataagttATTGCATTTAATATCTTTTATTAAGCATTTGTATATGGAAATTTATATGTGgcagtaatgttagagagatcgaaattttaaattaaattttcaaatcaaataatgtgtcactaaaatacaataaatatatTGATTTAAACAATAATTCAATCGtcaacaacaataaaaaaattttccCGATTCCGGTCGCTTCACGTTGTACCTGTACCGCaccaataaaacaaaacacgtaGTTGTTctgttttgaaatttaattgcTTCATAAATATTCTGAAACGGCGGGCTCAgaatgacccaaaaaaaaaaaaaaagaaactccATCAACCATTTGCTTTCGCTACCATCAATAACTTTTGGATTATGTCTTCTTCTTTATGGCctgaaagaaggaaaaaggggATCTGGAAAATTGCTCTGCGGTGTCTCCTCTTCCatctttaattatttaaatttcagTAGCTTTTTTGTTAGAATCAGAATCCTTACCTGGGAATCAACCTGAGCTAAGAAGCTATGGCGGCAAcgcaaggaagaagatgaagttggATATAATATTTCTTTTCTATTAATTCAAATCTAACCGTTACAATGAAAGTGGAGAGAGAGATATACCACTAGCTAGCAATCCAGCGTGTGAATGTCAGCTGTACAACTTCAACAAATCATCACAATTCAGTCCCGATTCTCTTACAATTTAACCCTTTAGCTATAACTAATTATTCTCCTCGTGATCGAAGCAATCACAAATATACAGTTCATAACAACACTCCCTCCTTAAGAAAACCTTGTCCACAAGGGTCAAAGAGAAAAATCAGGAAGCTTGGCCTTGAATTCATCAAAATCCTCCCAAGTGGCATCATTCTCCTCCCGATCTTTGCCACTACACCAGAACTTGCACACCTGcatattttcccttcttgtGAATTCATCTAGCTATC from Pyrus communis chromosome 7, drPyrComm1.1, whole genome shotgun sequence encodes the following:
- the LOC137740273 gene encoding E3 ubiquitin-protein ligase RSL1-like, giving the protein MAQVNAAASGDLLLNVDDFYFSALFDDENFDESEPVSDSAYAQELQFQEALMSSSAITSQSIHNDGSSSSSSSTTTQATQAIQSHPIHEILFPIQDTRESGESSSPQPATQTLCGICIEMKEADEMFRNEGCVHSFCSDCITKHVASKIQANIHVVSCPGLDCRAVLEPDACMPMLPKEVLERWNDALCEAMVLGAQRLYCPFSDCSTVLMIDNEDEEAVRESECPICHRLFCARCQVPWHPGVDCEEYRRLNEDERERADLMVKELAKENKWKRCPRCKYYVEKTEGCLHITCRCQFQFCYGCGAEWTSTHGGCQ